The Eurosta solidaginis isolate ZX-2024a chromosome 4, ASM4086904v1, whole genome shotgun sequence genome includes a window with the following:
- the BTBD9 gene encoding BTB/POZ domain-containing protein 9: MSSQSQYKLLSLTKPSCDEVKLTERFSEQMAQLCMNDDYSDVTFIVENQRLPAHRVILAARSEYFRALLFGGLCESRQSEIELQIPAEAFKALLKYIYSGRMPLAQMDEDNILDTLGLANQFGFSELENAISKYLRHYLALNNVCAILDAARLYNLEKLTEVCLTFMDRNATDVLQHASFRALSKESLEEVLSRDSFFAPEVEIFLAVWEWCEHHSNINIDSVVSYVRLPLMKLEDLLQVVRPSGILEPDKLLDAIQEQTTSKYLPYRAALWPEENVATAKFASRTIQGECRAALLDGDYATYDMEKGYTRHCITDNNDSGITVELGTICIINHIKMLLWDRDNRSYSYFIEVSANSTNWDRVIDYTQYYCRSWQFLYFTARPVRFIKLVGTHNTVNKVFHVVGLEAMYTAAIQKVINGIVAPTSNVARTDMGAIVVDGVSRTRNALLNGDYVNYDWDSGYTCHQLGSGEIVVRLGQPYIIGSMRLLLWDCDDRTYSFYIETSVNQKDWHVVVDKRNEQVRSWQNFSFTPRPIVFIRIVGTRNTANEIFHCVHLECPSQDSNFLQMEREQEPSANLKLEASVGATADNNDSFVSTTSQSSSTLSINFKNNLNQPPNQNQQQQQQLSEDVLIKLDNVSVDEN; the protein is encoded by the exons ATGAGTAGCCAAAGTCAATACAAACTGCTCTCGCTGACAAAGCCGAGTTGTGATGAAGTGAAACTTACAG aaCGATTCTCCGAACAAATGGCCCAACTTTGCATGAACGATGACTACTCGGATGTTACCTTTATAGTGGAAAATCAACGCTTGCCGGCACATCGCGTTATCTTGGCTGCACGTAGCGAATATTTTCGTGCGCTACTATTTGGCGGGCTCTGCGAATCAAGACAGAGCGAGATTGAGTTGCAAATTCCTGCTGAGGCTTTTAAAGCTTTgctaaaatacatatattcagGGCGTATGCCACTCGCACAAATGGATGAGGACAATATATTGGATACTTTGGGTTTGGCCAATCAATTCGGTTTCAGCGAATTAGAAAATGCTATATCAAAATATTTACGACACTACTTGGCATTGAACAATGTTTGCGCTATTTTAGATGCTGCACGTTTATATAATTTAGAAAAGCTTACTGAAGTTTGTTTGACATTCATGGATCGCAATGCTACAGATGTTTTACAACATGCATCTTTTCGAGCGTTATCCAAG gaaTCATTAGAGGAAGTGTTGAGTAGAGACTCATTTTTTGCACCCGAAGTTGAAATTTTTTTAGCCGTATGGGAGTGGTGCGAGCACCACTCAAACATCAACATTGAT TCTGTCGTTTCCTATGTGCGCCTACCTTTGATGAAACTTGAAGATTTGCTACAAGTTGTACGTCCCTCCGGCATTCTGGAGCCAGATAAACTCCTCGATGCTATACAAGAGCAAACTACATCCAAATATTTACCATATCGTGCCGCTCTATGGCCTGAGGAGAATGTTGCCACAGCAAAATTTGCGTCACGCACCATACAGGGTGAATGTCGCGCCGCTTTGTTGGATGGTGATTATGCTACATATGATATGGAGAAAGGCTATACACGTCATTGCATTACAGACAATAATGATAGCGGTATCACCGTTGAATTGGGcactatttgtattattaatcatattaaAATGTTGCTTTGGGATCGTGATAATCGTTCATACTCATACTTTATAGAAGTTTCAGCAAATTCTACGAATTGGGACCGTGTTATTGATTATACCCAGTATTACTGTCGTTCGTGgcaatttttgtattttacagCGCGTCCAGTACGTTTTATAAAACTTGTGGGCACGCATAATACTGTTAACAAG GTATTTCATGTGGTTGGCTTGGAAGCTATGTATACTGCTGcaatacaaaaagttattaacgGTATTGTAGCGCCAACATCAAATGTGGCACGCACTGATATGGGCGCCATTGTTGTGGATGGTGTGAGCCGCACACGTAATGCACTACTAAATGGTGATTACGTTAATTATGATTGGGATTCAGGTTATACGTGTCATCAGTTGGGAAGTGGTGAAATAGTGGTGCGATTGG GACAACCATATATAATTGGTTCCATGCGTTTACTGCTTTGGGATTGCGATGATCGCACATACAGTTTTTATATTGAAACATCAGTTAATCAAAAAGATTGGCATGTAGTAGTCGATAAACGTAACGAGCAAGTACGCTCATGGCAAAATTTCTCCTTCACGCCAAGACCTATTGTTTTTATACGCATTGTGGGTACACGTAATACAGCAAATGAG ATATTTCATTGTGTGCACTTAGAATGCCCCTCACAAgattcaaattttttacaaatggaAAGAGAACAAGAGCCAAGCGCTAATCTAAAATTGGAAGCTTCTGTTGGTGCCACTGCCGACAATAATGATAGCTTCGTTAGTACAACGAGCCAAAGCAGCAGTACGTTAAGCAttaattttaaaaacaatttaaatcaGCCACCAAATCAAaatcagcagcaacaacagcaattaTCCGAAGATGTACTTATAAAGCTGGATAATGTTTCTGTTGATGAAAATTAA